In Grus americana isolate bGruAme1 chromosome 19, bGruAme1.mat, whole genome shotgun sequence, the following are encoded in one genomic region:
- the DYNLL2 gene encoding dynein light chain 2, cytoplasmic isoform X2, with protein sequence MSDRKAVIKNADMSEDMQQDAVDCATQAMEKYNIEKDIAAYIKKEFDKKYNPTWHCIVGRNFGSYVTHETKHFIYFYLGQVAILLFKSG encoded by the exons ATGTCTGACAGAAAGGCTGTGATCAAGAATGCGGACATGTCCGAGGACATGCAGCAGGATGCTGTAGACTGTGCTACACAGGCAATGGAGAAGTACAACATAGAAAAGGACATTGCAGCGTATATAAAGAAG gaATTTGACAAGAAATACAACCCAACTTGGCACTGCATTGTTGGCAGAAACTTTGGCAGCTATGTAACACACGAGACAAAGCACTTCATCTATTTTTACTTGGGTCAGGTTGCAATTCTTCTCTTCAAGTCTGGATAG
- the DYNLL2 gene encoding dynein light chain 2, cytoplasmic isoform X1 yields MFCLRFTMSDRKAVIKNADMSEDMQQDAVDCATQAMEKYNIEKDIAAYIKKEFDKKYNPTWHCIVGRNFGSYVTHETKHFIYFYLGQVAILLFKSG; encoded by the exons ATGTTCTGCCTTAGGTTCACGATGTCTGACAGAAAGGCTGTGATCAAGAATGCGGACATGTCCGAGGACATGCAGCAGGATGCTGTAGACTGTGCTACACAGGCAATGGAGAAGTACAACATAGAAAAGGACATTGCAGCGTATATAAAGAAG gaATTTGACAAGAAATACAACCCAACTTGGCACTGCATTGTTGGCAGAAACTTTGGCAGCTATGTAACACACGAGACAAAGCACTTCATCTATTTTTACTTGGGTCAGGTTGCAATTCTTCTCTTCAAGTCTGGATAG
- the SRSF1 gene encoding serine/arginine-rich splicing factor 1, protein MSGGGVIRGPAGNNDCRIYVGNLPPDIRTKDIEDVFYKYGAIRDIDLKNRRGGPPFAFVEFEDPRDAEDAVYGRDGYDYDGYRLRVEFPRSGRGTGRGGGGGGGGGAPRGRYGPPSRRSEYRVIVSGLPPSGSWQDLKDHMREAGDVCYADVFRDGTGVVEFVRKEDMTYAVRKLDNTKFRSHEGETAYIRVKVDGPRSPSYGRSRSRSRSRSRSRSRSNSRSRSYSPRRSRGSPRYSPRHSRSRSHISEEMD, encoded by the exons ATGTCCGGAGGGGGCGTGATCCGCGGCCCAGCCGGCAACAACGACTGCCGCATCTACGTGGGGAACCTGCCCCCCGACATCCGCACCAAGGACATCGAGGACGTCTTCTACAAGTACGGGGCCATCCGCGACATCGACCTCAAGAACCGCCGCGGGGGCCCGCCCTTCGCCTTCGTGGAGTTTGAGGACCCCAG GGACGCGGAGGACGCCGTCTACGGGCGGGACGGCTACGATTACGATGGGTATCGCCTCCGCGTGGAGTTCCCTCGGAGCGGCCGGGGCACCGGCagaggcggcggcggtggcggagGGGGCGGAGCCCCCCGGGGCAGGTACGGCCCCCCGTCCCGGCGCTCGGAGTACAGAGTGATCGTCTCGG GGCTGCCTCCAAGTGGAAGTTGGCAGGATTTAAAGGATCACATGCGTGAAGCAGGTGATGTATGTTATGCTGATGTTTTCCGAGATGGCACTGGTGTCGTGGAGTTTGTACGGAAGGAAGATATGACCTACGCTGTGCGAAAACTGGATAACACTAAATTTAGATCTCACGAG GGAGAAACTGCCTACATCCGTGTTAAAGTTGATGGCCCAAGAAGTCCAAGCTATGGAAGATCTCGGTCACGCAGCCGTAGTCGTAGCAGAAGCCGTAGTCGAAGCAACAGCAGAAGCCGCAGTTATTCCCCAAGAAGAAGCAGAGGATCTCCACGCTACTCTCCCCGCCACAGCAGATCCCGATCTC ACATATCTGAAGAGATGGATTAA